TCGCCATCTCCGAAGGGGCGGTGATCCTGCGATTCGCCTTCGACTTCCACGCCCAGCAGGCAGGTGACGGCGACAGCGCGCGGACCGTCGCCGACATCGTCGAGCGAGTGGTCGGGACGCGGTACCGGATACGGGCGACCGTCGGTGCCGTGGAGGAGGATCCACCGTCCCCTCACGTGAAGGTTGATGACGAGGCGTCGGCAGTCATCAACCACGAGGCAGCGGAAGCTGCTGGCGAGGTCACCGACGAGGCAGCCGCACACGACGCGGCCATCCGCACGCTGACCGCGGTCCTCGGGGCCGAAGTCACGAGCGACACCCAGGGGTAGGCCAGTAGGCTCACCCGCGAACGCGAGACCCAGGAGAACACGATGGGCAACCAGCAGGCCATGATGCGCCAGGCGCAGGCCATGATGAAGAAGATGCAGAAGGCGCAGGAAGCGCTGGCGGCCGAGACCGTCACCGGCTCCGCCGGCGGCGGAATGGTCGAGGCGAAGGTCAACGGGGCCGGCGAGTTCCTGTCGATCACCATCGACCCCGAAGCGGTCGACCCTGCCGACGTCGAGATGCTGCAGGACATCATCGTTGCGGCCTGCAACGACGCCGTGCGCGCCTCCAAGGAGCTCGAGGGCGAGATGATGGGCGGGATCGCTGGTGGCCTCGGGTTGCCGCCCGGCCTGATCTAGGTGTACGAAGGCCCCGTCCAGACCCTGATCGACGAGCTCGGCCGACTGCCCGGCATCGGTCCCAAGAGTGCACAGCGGCTGGCGTTCCACCTGCTCGGCACCGACCGTGCCGACGCCGAACGCCTGGCACAGGCCATCACAGCGGCCGCGCGCGACGTGCACTTCTGCCAGCGCTGCTTCAACGTGGCCGAGGCCGAGGAGTGCCGGATCTGCCGCGACCCCAAGCGGGACCAGTCGGTGCTGTGCGTGGTGGCCGAACCCAAGGACGTGCAGGCGATCGAGAAGACCGGCGAGTTCCGTGGCCGCTACCACGTGCTCGGCGGCATGATCGTGCCCATCGACGGGATCACCCCCGACAAGCTGCACATCGCCGAGCTGCTGCGGCGCATGGGCATCGAGGACATCAGCGAGGTCGTCCTCGCGTTGAACCCCACCGTCGACGGCGAGACCACCGCCAGCTACCTCACCAAGCAGCT
The nucleotide sequence above comes from Euzebya pacifica. Encoded proteins:
- a CDS encoding YbaB/EbfC family nucleoid-associated protein, translated to MGNQQAMMRQAQAMMKKMQKAQEALAAETVTGSAGGGMVEAKVNGAGEFLSITIDPEAVDPADVEMLQDIIVAACNDAVRASKELEGEMMGGIAGGLGLPPGLI
- the recR gene encoding recombination mediator RecR; translated protein: MYEGPVQTLIDELGRLPGIGPKSAQRLAFHLLGTDRADAERLAQAITAAARDVHFCQRCFNVAEAEECRICRDPKRDQSVLCVVAEPKDVQAIEKTGEFRGRYHVLGGMIVPIDGITPDKLHIAELLRRMGIEDISEVVLALNPTVDGETTASYLTKQLKALEVSITRIASGLPVGGDLEYADQVTLGRAFAGRTAM